The following proteins are encoded in a genomic region of Mycolicibacterium rutilum:
- a CDS encoding alpha/beta hydrolase fold domain-containing protein — protein MTAPSKIGKAPHSRISPVQTRKPRKFPVSDGAPVEVVEDGPSIAGRLTSLAAALTIRPTLAIGSYAPRLPWPWGLVDFVARVARPAPGTIRATISLPNCTAQLVRAPGVLPADGKRGVILYMHGGAFLTCGVNSHGRLVQAISGYADCPVLVVNYRMIPKHSVGMAVEDCYDAYKWLRLKGYEPDQIVLAGDSAGGYLALALAERLQREGLEGETPAAMVTMSPLFEIDNESRANHPNIHSDAMFPSRAFYALVDLVKEAAGRHFTDGKPEEVYEPLDHIEPGLPRTLIHVSGSEVLVSDARKAARRLAAAGVPVEVRVWPGQMHVFQLASPFVPEATRSLRQIGDYIREATW, from the coding sequence ATGACCGCACCGAGCAAGATCGGCAAGGCCCCACATTCGCGGATATCGCCTGTTCAGACGCGCAAGCCCCGCAAGTTCCCGGTCAGCGACGGCGCGCCGGTCGAGGTCGTCGAAGACGGTCCGAGCATCGCGGGCAGGCTCACTTCGCTGGCCGCTGCGCTAACTATTCGGCCGACCCTAGCTATCGGCAGCTATGCGCCGCGCCTGCCGTGGCCGTGGGGTCTGGTGGATTTCGTCGCCCGCGTCGCGCGCCCCGCGCCCGGCACGATCCGCGCCACGATTTCTTTGCCGAACTGCACCGCGCAACTGGTTCGCGCACCCGGTGTGCTGCCCGCCGACGGCAAACGCGGCGTCATCCTCTACATGCACGGCGGCGCGTTCCTGACGTGCGGCGTCAACTCGCACGGCCGGCTGGTGCAGGCGATCTCGGGCTACGCCGACTGCCCGGTCCTGGTGGTCAACTACCGGATGATCCCGAAGCACTCGGTGGGGATGGCTGTGGAGGACTGCTACGACGCCTACAAGTGGTTGCGGCTGAAGGGATACGAGCCCGACCAGATCGTGCTCGCCGGCGACTCGGCGGGCGGCTACCTGGCGCTGGCCCTGGCCGAGCGGCTGCAGCGCGAGGGGCTCGAGGGCGAGACTCCCGCCGCGATGGTGACGATGTCGCCGCTGTTCGAGATCGACAACGAGTCCCGAGCCAACCACCCGAACATCCACAGCGACGCGATGTTCCCGTCGCGCGCCTTCTACGCGCTGGTCGACCTGGTCAAAGAGGCCGCGGGCAGGCACTTCACCGACGGCAAGCCCGAGGAGGTCTACGAACCGCTCGACCACATCGAGCCGGGACTGCCGCGCACCCTGATCCACGTCTCCGGCTCCGAGGTGCTGGTCAGCGACGCCCGCAAGGCGGCCCGCCGGTTGGCGGCGGCCGGCGTTCCGGTCGAGGTCCGGGTCTGGCCGGGCCAGATGCACGTGTTCCAGCTCGCCTCGCCGTTCGTGCCCGAGGCCACCCGGTCGCTGCGGCAGATCGGCGACTACATCCGAGAGGCCACCTGGTAA
- a CDS encoding cystathionine beta-synthase produces the protein MRIARHVSELIGNTPLVQLNSVVPEGAGRVVAKIEYLNPGGSSKDRIAIKMIDAAEASGELKPGGTIVEPTSGNTGVGLALVAQQRGYKCIFVCPDKVGEDKRNVLRAYGADVVVCPTAVPPEHPDSYYSVSDRLVAEVDGAWKPDQYSNPMGPESHYESTGPEIWSDTDGQITHFVAGVGTGGTITGAGRYLKEVSGGAVKVIGADPEGSVYSGGSGRPYLVEGVGEDFWPAAYDPAVPDEIIAVSDADSFDMTRRLAREEALLVGGSCGMAVVAAIKVAERAGPDSVVVVLLPDGGRGYMAKIFNDDWMSSYGFLRNRLDGFVEESTVGDVLRGKSGALPDLVHTHPSETVRDAIGILREYGVSQMPVVGAEPPVMAGEVAGSVSERELLSAVFEGRAKLADAVAEHMSPALPLIGAGELVSEAATALRESDAVMVVEEGKPVGVLTRHDLLGFLSDGSKRRVR, from the coding sequence ATGCGGATCGCCCGGCACGTCAGTGAGCTCATCGGCAACACCCCTCTGGTGCAACTGAACTCCGTGGTCCCCGAGGGTGCGGGCCGGGTCGTCGCCAAGATCGAGTACCTCAACCCGGGCGGCAGCTCCAAGGACCGCATCGCGATCAAGATGATCGACGCCGCCGAGGCCAGCGGTGAGCTCAAGCCGGGCGGCACGATCGTCGAACCGACGTCGGGCAACACCGGCGTCGGCCTGGCGCTGGTGGCCCAGCAGCGCGGATACAAGTGCATCTTCGTCTGCCCGGACAAGGTCGGTGAGGACAAGCGCAACGTGTTGCGCGCGTACGGCGCCGACGTCGTCGTGTGCCCGACGGCTGTCCCGCCCGAGCATCCGGACAGCTACTACAGCGTCTCCGACCGGCTGGTGGCCGAGGTCGACGGCGCGTGGAAGCCCGACCAGTACTCCAACCCGATGGGCCCCGAGTCGCATTACGAGTCGACGGGCCCGGAGATCTGGTCCGACACCGACGGCCAGATCACCCATTTCGTCGCCGGCGTCGGCACCGGCGGCACGATCACCGGCGCCGGCCGCTACCTCAAGGAGGTGTCCGGCGGGGCGGTGAAGGTGATCGGCGCGGACCCCGAGGGTTCGGTGTACTCGGGCGGCAGCGGCAGGCCGTATCTCGTCGAAGGCGTTGGCGAGGACTTCTGGCCGGCCGCCTACGACCCGGCCGTGCCCGACGAGATCATCGCAGTGTCCGACGCCGACTCGTTCGACATGACGCGGCGCCTGGCGCGCGAAGAGGCGCTGCTCGTCGGCGGGTCCTGCGGGATGGCCGTCGTCGCGGCGATCAAGGTGGCCGAACGGGCCGGGCCCGACTCCGTGGTCGTCGTGCTGCTGCCCGACGGCGGTCGAGGCTATATGGCGAAGATCTTCAACGACGACTGGATGTCGTCGTACGGGTTCCTGCGCAACCGGCTCGACGGGTTCGTGGAGGAGTCGACGGTCGGCGACGTGCTGCGCGGAAAGTCCGGGGCGCTGCCGGATCTGGTGCACACGCACCCGTCGGAGACCGTGCGCGACGCTATCGGCATCCTGCGCGAATACGGCGTCTCGCAGATGCCGGTGGTGGGCGCCGAACCTCCGGTGATGGCGGGCGAGGTCGCAGGCAGCGTGTCCGAACGCGAGCTGCTCTCGGCGGTGTTCGAGGGCCGCGCGAAACTGGCCGACGCGGTCGCCGAGCACATGAGCCCGGCGCTGCCGCTGATCGGCGCGGGCGAACTCGTCAGCGAGGCTGCGACGGCGCTGCGCGAAAGCGATGCGGTGATGGTGGTCGAGGAGGGCAAGCCGGTCGGGGTGCTCACCCGCCACGACCTTCTCGGGTTCCTGTCCGACGGCAGCAAGCGCCGCGTGCGCTGA
- a CDS encoding RDD family protein → MTDSPPPGSYPPPPPGGYPPPPPSESAYPPPAQGLQPLPTDAYTSWFTRVLAWLIDYIPVFLLQGIGYALLLGTRETVCITDTSEFELGEFCATGASTTGQLAVVVTSILVLVYAIWNFGYRQGTTGSSIGKSILKFQVVSERTGRPIGFGMSIVRQLAHVIDALICYIGYLFPLWDAKRQTIADKLIKTVCLPL, encoded by the coding sequence ATGACCGATTCACCGCCACCAGGAAGCTATCCACCTCCGCCGCCGGGGGGATATCCGCCGCCACCACCGTCGGAAAGCGCCTATCCGCCGCCGGCACAAGGACTTCAGCCGCTGCCCACCGACGCGTACACGTCGTGGTTCACCCGCGTCCTGGCCTGGCTGATCGACTACATCCCGGTCTTCCTGCTGCAGGGTATCGGTTACGCGCTGCTGCTCGGCACCCGCGAAACCGTCTGCATCACCGACACTTCCGAGTTCGAACTGGGCGAGTTCTGCGCGACGGGCGCGTCGACGACCGGCCAGCTCGCGGTCGTCGTCACGTCGATCCTGGTGCTGGTCTACGCGATCTGGAACTTCGGCTACCGGCAGGGCACCACCGGCTCCAGCATCGGCAAGTCGATCCTCAAGTTCCAGGTCGTCAGCGAAAGGACCGGTCGGCCAATCGGTTTCGGAATGTCGATCGTGCGCCAGCTGGCCCACGTGATCGATGCCCTCATCTGCTATATCGGATATCTGTTCCCGTTGTGGGACGCCAAGCGGCAGACGATCGCCGATAAGCTCATCAAAACCGTCTGCCTGCCTTTGTAA
- a CDS encoding acyl-CoA dehydrogenase family protein codes for MSPTSRLDDLLELDSMLSPEDLELRQTVRRFGDQRLRPSVAEWFETGQVPVRDLAAEFGKLGLLGMHLTGYGCGGSTATAYGLVCQELEAVDSGLRSLVSVQGSLAMFAIHRWGSEQQRTQWLPAMAAGEAIGCFGLTEPDFGSNPGGMRTNAKRDGSDWVLNGSKMWITNGSVADVAVVWAQTDDGVAGFLVPAGTPGFTATDMTHKLSLRASVTSELHLDDVRLPEDAKLPEARGLKGPLSCLSEARFGIVFGSVGAARDCLAATLDYVGTREVFDKPLAAYQLTQAKIADMAVELGKAQLLALHLGRLKDDGRIRPEQVSFGKLNNVREAIKIARQCRTLLGANGITLEYPVIRHANNLESVLTYEGTSEVHQMVIGEALTGVSAFR; via the coding sequence ATGAGCCCCACCAGCCGTCTCGACGATCTGCTCGAGTTGGATTCAATGTTGTCGCCCGAGGACCTCGAACTGCGCCAGACCGTGCGCCGGTTCGGCGACCAGCGGCTGCGCCCGTCGGTGGCGGAGTGGTTCGAGACGGGTCAGGTGCCGGTGCGGGATCTGGCCGCCGAGTTCGGCAAGCTCGGGCTGTTGGGCATGCACCTGACCGGCTACGGGTGCGGCGGGTCCACCGCGACGGCCTACGGCCTGGTGTGCCAGGAACTCGAGGCCGTCGACAGCGGCCTGCGCAGCCTGGTCTCGGTGCAGGGCTCGCTGGCGATGTTCGCGATCCACCGCTGGGGCAGCGAACAGCAGCGCACGCAGTGGCTGCCCGCGATGGCCGCCGGCGAGGCGATCGGCTGCTTCGGGCTGACCGAGCCGGACTTCGGTTCGAATCCGGGCGGCATGCGCACCAACGCCAAGCGCGACGGGTCCGACTGGGTCCTCAACGGTTCGAAGATGTGGATCACCAACGGCTCGGTGGCCGACGTCGCGGTGGTGTGGGCGCAGACCGACGACGGTGTAGCCGGGTTCCTGGTGCCCGCGGGCACGCCCGGCTTCACTGCCACCGACATGACGCACAAGCTGTCGTTGCGGGCGTCGGTCACCTCCGAACTGCATCTGGACGACGTCCGGTTGCCCGAGGACGCGAAGCTGCCGGAGGCGCGCGGGCTCAAGGGACCGCTGAGCTGTCTGTCGGAGGCGCGGTTCGGCATCGTGTTCGGCAGCGTTGGTGCGGCGCGGGACTGCCTGGCGGCCACGCTGGACTACGTCGGCACCCGCGAGGTGTTCGACAAGCCGCTGGCCGCGTACCAGCTGACGCAGGCCAAGATCGCCGACATGGCCGTCGAACTCGGCAAGGCCCAGCTGCTGGCGCTGCACCTGGGCCGGCTCAAGGACGACGGCCGCATCCGGCCCGAGCAGGTCAGCTTCGGCAAGCTCAACAACGTCCGCGAAGCCATCAAGATCGCGCGTCAGTGCCGAACCCTGTTGGGCGCCAACGGCATCACGCTCGAGTATCCGGTGATCCGGCACGCCAACAATCTGGAGTCGGTGCTGACCTACGAGGGCACGTCGGAGGTGCACCAGATGGTCATCGGAGAGGCGCTGACCGGAGTCAGCGCCTTCCGATGA
- a CDS encoding cystathionine gamma-synthase → MTEHSSHGLSTKAIHAVRPDLTTGAVNTPIYASSTFAQDGVGGLRDGFEYARTGNPTRRALETSLAAVESAAYGRAFSSGMGATDCALRALLRPGDHVVMPDDAYGGTFRLIDKVFTHWGINYTAVSLADLDAVRAAITAQTRLILVETPTNPLLSIADIAGISQIAADANVKVLVDNTFASPALQQPLVLGADIVLHSTTKYIGGHSDVVGGALLTNDEELDAAFAFLQNGAGAVPGPFDAYLTLRGLKTLVLRMQRHSDNAAVIAEFLEGHPAISTVLYPGLPQHPGHEVAARQMSGFGGMISVRLRGGADAARKFCSRTEIFILAESLGGVESLIEHPGAMTHASTAGSQLEVPDDLVRLSVGIEDVADLLADVEQALS, encoded by the coding sequence ATGACCGAACACAGCAGCCACGGCCTCTCCACGAAGGCGATCCACGCCGTGCGGCCCGACCTGACGACCGGGGCCGTCAACACACCGATCTACGCGAGTTCGACCTTCGCCCAGGACGGCGTCGGCGGGCTGCGCGACGGCTTCGAATACGCCAGGACCGGCAACCCCACCCGACGGGCGTTGGAGACCTCGCTCGCCGCGGTCGAGTCGGCCGCCTACGGGCGTGCGTTCTCCTCGGGGATGGGCGCGACCGATTGTGCGCTGCGCGCGCTCCTGCGGCCCGGCGACCACGTCGTGATGCCCGACGACGCCTACGGTGGCACGTTCCGGTTGATCGACAAGGTGTTCACGCATTGGGGCATCAACTACACCGCGGTGTCGCTGGCCGACCTCGACGCGGTGCGCGCGGCGATCACCGCGCAGACCCGGCTGATCCTGGTCGAGACGCCCACCAACCCGCTGCTGTCGATCGCCGACATCGCCGGCATCTCCCAGATCGCCGCGGACGCGAACGTAAAAGTGTTGGTGGACAACACGTTCGCCTCGCCCGCTCTGCAGCAGCCGCTGGTGCTGGGCGCCGACATCGTGCTGCACTCCACCACCAAGTACATCGGCGGGCACTCCGACGTGGTGGGCGGGGCGCTGCTGACCAACGACGAGGAACTCGACGCGGCGTTCGCCTTCCTGCAGAACGGCGCGGGTGCGGTGCCCGGCCCGTTCGACGCCTACCTCACGTTGCGCGGCCTCAAGACCCTGGTGCTGCGCATGCAGCGGCACAGCGACAACGCCGCAGTGATAGCGGAGTTCCTCGAGGGGCATCCCGCGATCTCGACCGTGCTCTATCCGGGGCTGCCACAGCATCCCGGCCACGAAGTCGCGGCCAGGCAGATGTCGGGCTTCGGCGGCATGATCTCGGTGCGGCTACGCGGCGGCGCCGACGCGGCACGCAAATTCTGTTCGCGCACCGAGATTTTCATCCTCGCCGAGTCGCTGGGCGGCGTCGAGTCGCTGATCGAGCATCCCGGCGCGATGACGCACGCGTCGACGGCGGGCTCGCAGCTCGAGGTGCCCGACGACCTGGTGCGGCTGTCGGTCGGCATCGAGGACGTCGCCGATCTGCTCGCCGACGTCGAACAAGCGTTGAGCTAG
- a CDS encoding GOLPH3/VPS74 family protein, producing MARIAEDLYLLLLDNASAQPGLERARRERVLSAAVLLDLAHACWIRPAVDGEAVEAGRLIALAAPGGTDPVSEPAFQLLQRRPLAPATAVKRLAKHTEGHVVGHLERTGQIRRVPLPGKRFGQHFAWPLTNRDRVGHARAALMAALFDRTPPPPATAAIISLLHAADGLGALLSLNDRGWRWVHARAGEIALGSWVDEYPTALPEVNLAVTASAVRQALR from the coding sequence ATGGCGAGAATCGCCGAGGACCTGTATCTGCTGCTGCTCGACAACGCCTCCGCCCAGCCGGGTCTGGAGCGTGCCCGCCGCGAGCGGGTGCTGTCAGCGGCAGTCCTGCTCGACCTCGCGCACGCCTGCTGGATCCGGCCCGCCGTCGACGGTGAAGCGGTCGAAGCCGGCCGGCTGATCGCGTTGGCGGCGCCCGGCGGCACCGACCCCGTCAGCGAGCCGGCGTTCCAGCTGCTGCAGCGCCGGCCGCTGGCGCCGGCGACCGCGGTCAAGCGGCTGGCCAAACACACCGAGGGCCACGTCGTCGGCCATCTGGAGCGGACCGGGCAGATTCGCCGGGTCCCGTTGCCGGGCAAGCGATTCGGTCAGCACTTCGCGTGGCCGCTGACGAACCGCGACCGGGTCGGCCACGCCAGGGCGGCGCTGATGGCGGCGCTGTTCGACCGCACCCCGCCCCCGCCGGCGACCGCCGCGATCATCTCGTTGCTGCACGCGGCCGACGGGCTCGGCGCACTGCTCAGCCTCAACGACCGCGGGTGGCGCTGGGTCCACGCCCGCGCCGGCGAAATCGCCTTGGGCAGTTGGGTCGACGAGTATCCGACCGCGCTGCCGGAGGTCAACCTGGCGGTCACCGCGTCGGCGGTGCGTCAGGCGCTGCGGTAG
- the greA gene encoding transcription elongation factor GreA translates to MTDTQVTWLTQEAYDRLKAELDQLIANRPVIAAEINDRREEGDLRENGGYHAAREEQGQQEARIRQLQELLNNAKVGEAPKQSGVALPGSVVKVQYGDDESDTETFLIATRQEGISDGKLEVYSPKSPLGEALIDAKVGDVRTYTVPNGSTVKVKLLEAEPYQA, encoded by the coding sequence ATGACCGACACACAGGTCACCTGGCTGACGCAGGAGGCGTACGACCGGCTCAAGGCCGAACTGGACCAGCTGATCGCCAACCGCCCGGTCATCGCCGCCGAGATCAACGACCGTCGCGAAGAGGGCGACCTGCGCGAGAACGGCGGCTACCACGCCGCACGTGAGGAGCAGGGCCAGCAAGAAGCCCGCATCCGCCAGCTGCAGGAGCTGCTCAACAACGCCAAGGTCGGCGAGGCCCCCAAGCAGTCCGGCGTCGCGCTGCCCGGCTCCGTGGTCAAGGTGCAGTACGGCGACGACGAGAGCGACACCGAGACATTCCTGATCGCCACCCGCCAGGAGGGCATCAGCGACGGCAAGCTCGAGGTGTACTCGCCGAAGTCGCCGCTGGGCGAGGCGCTCATCGACGCCAAGGTCGGCGACGTGCGCACCTACACGGTGCCCAACGGCAGCACGGTGAAGGTCAAGCTGCTCGAGGCCGAGCCCTACCAAGCCTGA
- a CDS encoding DUF4307 domain-containing protein, which yields MIDRPASRYGRQRLTGRQRRWAAIALTALVLVAGVIVAIVAAGRFGGNDVTGEAGAYQLVGNNTVSVTISVTRKDPSRPAACIVRARSKDGAETGRREVLIPPSTEKTVVITTEVTATREPVLGDIYGCGIDVPQYLVAP from the coding sequence ATGATCGATCGTCCCGCTTCCCGCTACGGGCGCCAGCGGCTGACCGGGCGGCAGCGCCGCTGGGCCGCGATCGCGCTGACGGCGCTGGTGCTGGTGGCCGGCGTGATCGTGGCGATCGTGGCGGCCGGCCGGTTCGGCGGCAACGACGTCACGGGCGAGGCCGGGGCCTATCAGCTGGTGGGCAACAACACCGTGTCGGTGACGATCAGCGTCACCCGCAAGGACCCGTCGCGGCCGGCCGCGTGCATCGTGCGGGCCCGCTCCAAGGACGGCGCCGAGACCGGCCGTCGAGAGGTTCTGATACCGCCGTCGACGGAGAAAACCGTGGTCATCACCACCGAGGTGACCGCCACCCGCGAGCCCGTGCTCGGCGACATCTACGGCTGCGGCATCGACGTGCCGCAGTACCTCGTCGCGCCCTGA
- the mca gene encoding mycothiol conjugate amidase Mca: MSELRLMAVHAHPDDESSKGAATMARYVDEGVRVLVVTLTGGERGDILNPAMDLPEVHGRMSEIRRDEMARAAEILGVEHHWLGFVDSGLPEGDPLPPLPEGCLGVVPLEQPTEALVRVVREFRPHVMTTYDENGGYPHPDHIRCHQVSMAAYEAAGDYRLFPDAGEPWNVAKLYYTHGFLRQRMQLLQDEFAKHGEVGPFEKWLKHWEPDADIFAKRVTTRVECAKYFAVRDDALRAHATQIDPNGDFFRAPIEWQQRLWPTEEYELARSRVPVTLPETDLFAGIEER; this comes from the coding sequence TTGAGCGAACTGCGGTTGATGGCCGTGCACGCCCACCCGGACGACGAGTCCAGCAAGGGCGCCGCCACGATGGCCCGCTACGTCGACGAGGGCGTGCGGGTGCTGGTCGTGACCCTGACCGGTGGTGAGCGCGGCGACATCCTCAACCCGGCGATGGATTTGCCCGAGGTGCACGGCCGGATGTCCGAGATCCGCCGCGACGAGATGGCCCGCGCCGCCGAGATCCTCGGCGTCGAGCACCACTGGCTGGGCTTCGTCGACTCCGGCCTGCCCGAGGGCGATCCGCTGCCGCCGCTGCCCGAGGGCTGCCTGGGCGTCGTTCCGCTCGAGCAGCCGACCGAGGCACTGGTGCGGGTGGTGCGCGAGTTCCGGCCCCACGTGATGACGACGTACGACGAGAACGGCGGCTATCCGCACCCCGACCACATCCGCTGCCACCAGGTGTCGATGGCGGCCTACGAAGCCGCCGGCGACTACCGGTTGTTCCCCGACGCCGGCGAGCCGTGGAACGTGGCCAAGCTGTACTACACGCACGGTTTCCTGCGGCAGCGGATGCAACTGCTGCAGGACGAGTTCGCCAAGCACGGCGAGGTCGGGCCGTTCGAGAAGTGGCTCAAGCACTGGGAGCCTGACGCCGACATCTTCGCCAAGCGGGTGACCACCCGCGTCGAGTGCGCGAAGTACTTCGCCGTGCGCGACGACGCGCTGCGTGCGCACGCCACCCAGATCGACCCCAACGGCGACTTCTTCCGCGCGCCGATCGAATGGCAGCAGCGGCTCTGGCCGACCGAGGAGTACGAACTGGCCAGGTCGCGGGTGCCGGTGACGCTGCCCGAGACCGACCTGTTCGCCGGGATCGAGGAGCGATGA
- a CDS encoding thioredoxin domain-containing protein: protein MSPAANQLARATSPYLRQHADNPVHWQMWTAEALAEAAARDVPILLSIGYAACHWCHVMAHESFEDEQVAAAMNDGFVCIKVDREERPDLDAVYMNATVALTGQGGWPMTCFLTPDGRPFFCGTYFPKATFLQLLAAVTDTWRTRRADVEETSDRITDELRSMAAGLPGGGPAVQPALCDHAVAAVLADEDVARGGFVTNQAAAPKFPPSALLEALLRNHERTGEPLETVERTATAMARGGIYDQLAGGFARYSVDASWVVPHFEKMLYDNALLLRVYAHWARRSANPLARRVAAETAGFIVDGLGVDGMFASSLDADADGVEGLTYVFTPSELHDVLGGDDGRWAAEVFAVTEQGTFEHGASVLQLPRDPDDPQRFDRVRAALLAARLARPQPGRDDKVVTAWNGLAVTALAEASVALNRPELLDAATQCARAVWNLHVVDGRLRRASLGGVVGDSAAILEDHAALATALLTLHQLTGGWLDEATLLLDIALDHFAGADGRWFDTADDAEALMVRPADPLDGATPSGASLVAEALLLAGHLVDGARADRYAEAAGATLAAATPILARLARLGGHWLAVAEAAVRGPLQIAVACDPARSELLDAARQLAPGGAVVVGGPVNSSALLADRDRVGGADAAYVCRGRTCDLPVTTVEDLAAALGASV from the coding sequence GTGAGCCCGGCGGCTAACCAGCTCGCCAGGGCCACCAGCCCGTACCTGCGCCAGCACGCCGACAACCCGGTGCACTGGCAGATGTGGACGGCCGAAGCGCTCGCCGAGGCCGCCGCCCGCGACGTGCCGATCCTGCTGTCGATCGGCTACGCCGCCTGCCACTGGTGCCATGTGATGGCCCACGAGTCGTTCGAGGACGAGCAGGTCGCCGCGGCGATGAACGACGGCTTCGTGTGCATCAAGGTCGACCGCGAGGAGCGGCCCGACCTCGACGCGGTGTACATGAACGCGACCGTCGCGCTGACCGGGCAGGGCGGCTGGCCGATGACGTGTTTCCTCACCCCCGACGGGCGGCCGTTCTTCTGCGGCACCTACTTCCCGAAGGCGACATTCCTGCAACTGCTGGCCGCGGTGACCGACACGTGGCGCACACGGCGCGCCGACGTGGAGGAGACCTCCGACCGGATCACCGACGAACTGCGGTCGATGGCCGCGGGCCTGCCCGGCGGCGGTCCGGCTGTGCAGCCCGCGCTGTGCGATCACGCGGTCGCCGCGGTGCTGGCCGACGAGGACGTGGCGCGCGGCGGCTTCGTCACGAATCAGGCTGCGGCTCCGAAGTTTCCACCGTCAGCGCTGTTGGAGGCGTTGCTGCGCAACCACGAACGCACCGGCGAACCGCTCGAGACCGTCGAGCGGACCGCCACCGCGATGGCCCGCGGCGGCATCTACGACCAGTTGGCGGGCGGGTTCGCGCGCTACAGCGTCGACGCGTCCTGGGTGGTCCCGCATTTCGAGAAGATGCTCTACGACAACGCGCTGCTGCTGCGCGTGTACGCGCACTGGGCGCGCCGGTCCGCGAATCCGTTGGCGCGCCGGGTGGCGGCCGAGACGGCCGGGTTCATCGTCGACGGCCTCGGCGTCGACGGCATGTTCGCCTCGTCGCTGGATGCCGACGCCGACGGCGTGGAAGGCCTCACTTACGTGTTCACGCCGTCGGAGTTGCACGACGTGCTCGGCGGCGACGACGGGCGTTGGGCGGCAGAGGTTTTCGCAGTCACCGAACAGGGCACGTTCGAACACGGCGCTTCGGTGCTGCAGCTGCCCCGCGACCCCGACGACCCGCAGCGCTTCGACCGCGTGCGCGCCGCCCTGTTGGCCGCCCGGCTCGCCAGGCCGCAGCCCGGCCGCGACGACAAGGTCGTCACCGCCTGGAACGGCCTGGCGGTCACGGCGCTGGCCGAGGCGAGTGTCGCGCTGAACCGACCCGAATTGCTCGACGCGGCAACGCAATGCGCGCGCGCCGTGTGGAATCTGCACGTCGTCGACGGCCGGTTGCGTCGGGCCAGCCTCGGCGGCGTGGTCGGCGACAGCGCGGCCATCCTCGAAGACCACGCCGCACTCGCGACCGCGCTGCTGACGCTGCACCAGCTGACCGGGGGATGGCTCGACGAGGCCACCCTGCTGCTCGACATCGCGCTCGACCACTTCGCCGGTGCCGACGGCCGCTGGTTCGACACCGCCGACGACGCCGAGGCGCTGATGGTGCGCCCGGCCGATCCGCTCGACGGGGCGACCCCGTCGGGCGCCTCGCTGGTCGCCGAGGCGCTGCTGCTGGCCGGGCATCTCGTCGACGGTGCGCGCGCCGACCGGTACGCCGAGGCCGCCGGCGCCACGCTGGCGGCGGCCACGCCGATCCTGGCGCGCCTGGCGCGCTTGGGCGGGCACTGGCTCGCCGTCGCCGAGGCCGCGGTGCGTGGGCCGCTGCAGATCGCGGTGGCCTGTGATCCGGCCCGGTCCGAACTGCTCGACGCCGCACGGCAACTCGCGCCCGGTGGCGCGGTCGTCGTCGGCGGCCCGGTGAACTCGTCGGCCCTGCTGGCCGACCGCGACCGGGTCGGTGGCGCCGACGCGGCGTACGTGTGTCGCGGGCGCACCTGCGACCTGCCCGTCACGACCGTCGAGGATCTCGCCGCTGCGCTGGGCGCTTCCGTGTAG
- a CDS encoding nuclear transport factor 2 family protein produces MPSPEDNAKTVARYLELVGQGKTDDIAELYADDATVEDPVGGGEVHIGREAIRRFYGNLPAGGAHADVVTLRALGQEAAFFWSLTVDLGESKMRIEIISVMTFHDDGKIGSMKAYWGPENVTQL; encoded by the coding sequence ATGCCGTCTCCGGAAGACAACGCCAAGACCGTCGCCCGCTACCTCGAACTCGTCGGGCAGGGCAAGACCGACGACATCGCCGAGCTCTACGCCGACGACGCCACCGTCGAGGATCCGGTCGGCGGCGGCGAGGTGCACATCGGCCGGGAGGCGATTCGCCGCTTCTACGGGAACCTGCCCGCCGGCGGCGCGCACGCCGACGTCGTGACGCTGCGCGCGCTGGGGCAGGAGGCGGCGTTCTTCTGGTCGCTGACCGTCGACCTCGGCGAGAGCAAGATGCGCATCGAGATCATCAGCGTGATGACCTTCCACGACGACGGGAAGATCGGTTCGATGAAGGCCTACTGGGGCCCGGAGAACGTCACCCAGCTCTAG